The Chitinophaga niabensis genome segment TGATGGTACTGTTCTTGTCGATATCAAACTTCCAGTTGGCAAATCTTTCAAAAGAGAAATTGTAGATCCCTTTGTTGATGACGTAGTTACCATACATGGTGAAGTCGCCATCCAGGTTCACATTGATGGTGAGGTTACCGGTACCGTTGGCGGAGATCACGTCGTTGGTGGTAGCGTCCAGGATCACATCTATTTCTGCATCCGGGTTCGCCGCTATGTCCATCTTCACATTCAGTTTGATGTCACTTTTCTTTTTTGGTTCTTCCTTAATCGTACCATATTGTTTGAAACGGATGTAATCCCGTTTGCCGATATCCTTACTGTCTGAAATAGGCAGGTAAAAGTGTGTGCCACGCAGCGGGCGGGCCAGCACCCGCAGTTCCAGGTTGTTCAGGGGGCCGGTGAAATATACACGGCCCTGTGCCAGCACATCTCCGTAATACAGGTTGTTATCACCGGAGCCTGTGTTCAGGAACAGGAATTTGTCCGACTGTACATCGAACTCAAAATTCATATCGTAGAAGTTCTGGTGACTGATAAAGCCATTTACTTTCGCGGCGTTGTTGTATTTATCATACATCGTGAAAGGATGCATTTCTATCAGGTTATCGTCCATGTTATGTACATGGAGTAAGGGGATCTTGTAATAAGTGCCCAGGTAGTTCACTTTCATTCCAATATTCTCCACCTTTACAGAACCCCGGAAGGAAGGTTTGTCTGTGGTACCTGTTACCGATACTTTCCCGGTAGCCGTTCCGGAAAGGTTACTCACATAGGCGCCCAGGTATTTTTCCAGCAGGCTGATGGAGGCTTTGTTGAGGTCTGCCGTAGCATCCAGTACCCTGTTGGAGTCTGAAACGCCCACGCTGCCTTTTGCCTGGAAGCTGGCCAGCTCATTATCTGAGCTTACATCAAAGGTGACCAGGCCGGTTGGGTTATCGTAGCTGCCTTTGAGATTTACCAGGCCCAGGGAGTCATTATCTATCCGTAGCTGACTGGCTTTTATATCCCCGTTCACACCGAGCCTGTTGAAAGGATCATCCACATTGATAGTACCGTTGGCCAAACCTTCTATGCGGGTATCTGTAATGCCTGCCGGTATCACATCTGCCAGGTTCAGGTCTTTCAGGCTGATGATAAAGCGGGATTCATCCGGGTTGTGTTCGTTCGTTTGAATGGTGATGCTTTGTGCGTTGCGGGAAATGCGCAGGTTCTGTACGGTAAGGAAATGTGTACTCCAATACACTTCATTACCCGGCGTCATGCTCCATTGTTTACCGTTCACCGTGAAGCTGCTGTTCAGGAAATTCACTTTCACACCGTCGCCTACTGTTACTACCCTGGCATAGAATCCATCCAGGGAAGTAGTGTCTTCTGCTTTCAGGTCTATTTTTACATAAGAAGTATCCCTGCCGGAACTGGCCAGGATCAGGGGATTGGTAAAGATCGTACTGTCTTTATACAAGGCCTGCCCGATGCTGGTGCTTACATTGATCTTATTAAAATCTCCGTTGGCTTTCAGGATCAGGTTGCGTACTCCGATATCCGTATAAGCTGCATAAGGGATGGCGGCATTTAAGGTCACCTGGCCGGAAAGGGTGTTCAGCGCACCGGAAACCTGTGTTCCGTCCAGCCCTTTGATCTCGTTGGTAAATGCCCTCAGCAGTTTATCCACTTCCCCGAATTCGAAGGAGAAGGTGAAATCCTGCCCTGCATTGGCCATAGGAGGGGACTTAAAAAAGCTGGGATAATATTTATTCAGGAATAATTTAAAGGCATTCGGCAACTCCATAAAACTATAGGCTCCCTGCACGTATCCATTGATCTCGTTTCCTTTGATCCGTAAGGTTTTGAGGTTGTTCTCTATATTGGTGATCACAGAGAGGGAGTCAAATTCAACACGACTTTTATTCTTGAAAAGAGATACATCATAGAGCCGTGCAATCCCGTCGAAGTTATCGATATTGCTACCGGCAAAGTTGAGGTCTGCTTTAGCCTGCAGGGTGATGGAGTCTTCCGTGAGATGCAGGGCTTTGAGATCGCTGTTGCGTATTTCGGAATAGAAGTTGAAGATGGGGAGCCGGCTGTTAAAGTCGATGGTACCGGCAAAATCCATATCCAGGTTAGGATCATTTACGGTAAGGGAACCATTGAAGAATTTCCTGTTCATTTCACCGGCTGTTTTCAGGTTCTCATACTCATAGCCCCGGAGCCCTATCTTCTGGATCTCAGCGTCTACAGATGCCTTCAGCGTTTTAAGATTGAAGCCTTCTCCTTTCACCTTGGCTTTCATCGTAACATTGGATACGATATCGTTATCCAGCAGAAGGCCTACATTGAAATTATCTGCGGTAAGGCTTCCCGAATAAATAGGGATATCCTTGCTTGTTTTGAAGTTCAGGTCAGAATTCAGGTTGCCCATATTGGTCTGGAACTTACCATAGGCTACAAAGTCGTTCACCAGTCCCAGGAAGGAACCCTGGAAAGCCAGATGCGTGATCAGGTCTGTGCGGATGGTGTTAACGGTTTTGAGGATGGGGAGGAATTGCCGGAGGTCCTGCCCGCTGGTGGTTAGTTCCTGTGCGGAGAAGTCAATGAACGTTTCATCTATATAAGGCAGCCCCCGCATGTTTACATTCCCTTTGAAACGGGTGTTATTACCTCCTTTCACATCCAGGCTGTCTGCAGAAAGCCTGCTAACGGGTCCGTCTACACGGCCGCTAACGATCAGTTCCGTTTTCCAGGAGGAGAGGGGAGGTGCAAAAAAGGCAATATCGTCTGAAGATATGCGGGTATTGTGAAACCTGGCGCGCATGGTCACCGCATCCACATAATCACTCATGTCACTCAGGTCCTGATACTGCATGGTGTAATAATCCTGCAGGTGGCTGTTATTGGTAACAAGGTCCAGCTTAGTGAATTCCATTTCCACCGGCGACATTTTAAAGCGGCTCTTCAGCTGTTTTACAGTAAACCCGCTGCGTTCTTTCGTGGAGAGCTTCAGGTCTGCATAGATGCTGTCTTTTACCAGCGTGCTGTTGGAAAGGGAGAGGTTTATTTCTCCAAACCGGATATGCGAAGGGTCGAATTCGCCGGGAGTGGAAGGGATGGTGTCCTGAAGGTTGTCTACGCCAAACAGGCCATCATTGATATTTAAAGATTTTACGATCAGTTTCCAGTTATCCGCATTCCAGCGGAGGGGTACGGGTTTGAGGGTATCTGCGGGTACGCGGGGTGTTTGTACCAGGCTGGGTCTTCTCTTCCGGAGCGGAGAGGCCGCATAGCTGCTGACAA includes the following:
- a CDS encoding translocation/assembly module TamB domain-containing protein, which translates into the protein MTVTLLTLLGILLLVSILINIPAVQNVLVQQVTQRISKQLQTRVEIDHVNFRLFNSMRLEGVYIEDHHKDTLLYAGALQVRITDWFFIQEKPILKFVGLENAKINLIRPRNDSLWNYQFIIDEFGGSPSPQPKTTKKSGISLDLKKVDLRRVSFNIIDAWVGEDMRVSANRIYLDAERLDLRAHDVMINQLLLDKPVFIVSSYAASPLRKRRPSLVQTPRVPADTLKPVPLRWNADNWKLIVKSLNINDGLFGVDNLQDTIPSTPGEFDPSHIRFGEINLSLSNSTLVKDSIYADLKLSTKERSGFTVKQLKSRFKMSPVEMEFTKLDLVTNNSHLQDYYTMQYQDLSDMSDYVDAVTMRARFHNTRISSDDIAFFAPPLSSWKTELIVSGRVDGPVSRLSADSLDVKGGNNTRFKGNVNMRGLPYIDETFIDFSAQELTTSGQDLRQFLPILKTVNTIRTDLITHLAFQGSFLGLVNDFVAYGKFQTNMGNLNSDLNFKTSKDIPIYSGSLTADNFNVGLLLDNDIVSNVTMKAKVKGEGFNLKTLKASVDAEIQKIGLRGYEYENLKTAGEMNRKFFNGSLTVNDPNLDMDFAGTIDFNSRLPIFNFYSEIRNSDLKALHLTEDSITLQAKADLNFAGSNIDNFDGIARLYDVSLFKNKSRVEFDSLSVITNIENNLKTLRIKGNEINGYVQGAYSFMELPNAFKLFLNKYYPSFFKSPPMANAGQDFTFSFEFGEVDKLLRAFTNEIKGLDGTQVSGALNTLSGQVTLNAAIPYAAYTDIGVRNLILKANGDFNKINVSTSIGQALYKDSTIFTNPLILASSGRDTSYVKIDLKAEDTTSLDGFYARVVTVGDGVKVNFLNSSFTVNGKQWSMTPGNEVYWSTHFLTVQNLRISRNAQSITIQTNEHNPDESRFIISLKDLNLADVIPAGITDTRIEGLANGTINVDDPFNRLGVNGDIKASQLRIDNDSLGLVNLKGSYDNPTGLVTFDVSSDNELASFQAKGSVGVSDSNRVLDATADLNKASISLLEKYLGAYVSNLSGTATGKVSVTGTTDKPSFRGSVKVENIGMKVNYLGTYYKIPLLHVHNMDDNLIEMHPFTMYDKYNNAAKVNGFISHQNFYDMNFEFDVQSDKFLFLNTGSGDNNLYYGDVLAQGRVYFTGPLNNLELRVLARPLRGTHFYLPISDSKDIGKRDYIRFKQYGTIKEEPKKKSDIKLNVKMDIAANPDAEIDVILDATTNDVISANGTGNLTINVNLDGDFTMYGNYVINKGIYNFSFERFANWKFDIDKNSTITWNGDPAEAKLNITAKYSLPKVSLYNLSTEAQFGTSTSGEKDKLNRPERVDILLFLRGSLLQPNVNYEITLPDVGSLAYESAIASRLKEINQDQNQALYQIYFLLAAGQFQPPDGGGANIAITGKNSVGQALSAQATAILNNFSSTFLKNAGIGFNVNYTAYNFNTNVSNTFDRNLVSAGITKNFYNNRIQLYVGGDYDWGRVSTTASSQNIAGDFRMEYLLTPDGRVRINAFSKTDYDAYYLYNRTRSGLGLSYVREYNVLKELFQGRTKRLLGDSLRRAAAIRREDLDSLGNPVKDSLKR